The Triticum urartu cultivar G1812 chromosome 6, Tu2.1, whole genome shotgun sequence genome includes the window GATTTAATATTGGGATCCCAAAACCCCTTCACCGTGATATACTCTACAATTTACTTCAACAAAATGGTACTTCAGTAATGGCGTTAAGCCATCCCCAATGAAAATATACTTGCATTGACTCTAATACGGTAAAATGAAGCGCTTCCCTAAGAAACCTAGATTCTAGCACAAATTATTAGTACATGTCACAACCAATGCACATAGAATTTGTGCGAATATAAATTGTGAATTTGTATTCTAAATTTTTTGAAAATAAAAGAACtatatccccccccccccccccattgaAGGCTAAAGAAAAAACATCAATTATCTTTTTGCGGGGCAGAATACACAAAATTAGTGTTTGGAAATCCCTAACAGAAGTTGGAATTTTTGCCCCCAATGCTAAGATTAAAACTATTATCACAATTGGATAAAATTTGAACATAAATATTTACCACTGAACCCAAATATGTTATGGCGTCCTTTTTCTACTTATCCTCCTATGATCTAAGCGATTCCACTGGAGTATAGACCTGCCAAACAAAACAAATGTTGCATGTGGTACAGGATCAGAATCAAAAATCACAACAACCGAATTAAATtgaatttaaaaaaatcaaaCCAGGTCAAAGTTATGTTCCTGTGAGCCAAGAATGTACAGGCAACAAGAATATTTATCAAAATATAACACTGATTAAGTATTGCATGTGTCCATACTACCATGATTTACTAACAGATAGAGTTTAATAGATCATGTAGTGAGGCTTTATTACAATCATGTAGTAACTTTACAGAAAAAGAACACTTGTTCGACCGGATAAATAATTGCAAGTGAAAAATCAATATAGGTTGTCATCTTCAGATGTTTTCCTTCTGGTCCATCATTGCAAGTGAAACACTACATGTCATGCAGAGAGTTGAATCATCCTTCCTAGCACCAAATTCTTCATCAGGGCAAAGTGAAGTACGCCGACCATTTACCAAGGCTTCCTTCCAGAGTTCCAGTACACAATACACTTACTTGAAGTCTAATATGAAGATGTAGCATCCGTTGAAAGCCTCTACAATTTTTTCGAGCCTGAAAATCACAAGATCCTCCTCGTCATCTGGAACGCCTTCCCAGTATGCTGTCGGTCCTTCTAAGTGCACCTGATCATATATGTATCAATATATAAACTAATATACTTAGCATGCAATTTTTTAAATCTCTGAATATGATTTACCCACATATTTATCTTGAAAACAAGGCCAACTTTTCATGATTGCAGATGAAAACTTCAAAAAAAATTAGGAAAAGCTAATGATAGCCTGCATCAGCCACACTGGATTTTTTCACATCCAGTGTGGTACATCATCAGTGAAACCATCTCATCAGCAAAGGAGCCTCCTGGTTCAATGGGTCCGAGAGTTTGGGGTACAAGAAACTGAGTCCAAAAGACCTCAAAGATCTTCACAAGGTTTTCAACGCcctgtgcgttgcaacgggcCGCATATGCATAACTTAGTCGTTCAACACTAATCTTGTCTACCATGTGACCAAGATCCTCATGAGTATGTTCTCCCCCCTCCCAATCCCTCTCCTcttccctctccctttctctctaTCCCATGCATTTCCACCTCTAAAGTAAAGAGTAAAAAATTAGGGAGTAAAAACTGAGGCAAAAACATCCAACTGGATATGAAAGTCACTCAAGATGTGCAGTTTGTCAGTTGTTCATACATGCTTAtaacttggcaaaaatagaaggATCTAAAATAATCTTGCAGTAACAATAGTATCCTTCAGTATTATGTGGCTAACATTGCGAGTTTTCTGACCGTGTTTCAGTAACTCCATGTGTCCCAGCTACCTCTGTAGAAGGAACTCTAGAAAGAAGTACTTCAATTCAAATAGATCCCAGCAAAAAAATCATGGACATCAAGAAAAATGTGTATATAAAAGAACATGACAACGAAAGCGAATATGTTTTGACAGAAAAAATGTACAACACATGTGCTCCACCACAGAGGAAACATGGTACACGGGTGCTAGCGGCACAAAGCTTTGGCGAACACCCTATCGCCCATGATCTTGTTGTGAGCGTGGTGACGAGCTGATTGGATAGGCCTAGCATGGAAATCGCAAAATCCTCCTCGTCCCCTGGAATGCCTCTGCAGTGTACCATGGGTTCTTATGAGAGCACCTGGTCATATATGTCTCGATATGTTAACTGATGAACTTGACAATGCAATATTATTAATTTCTGAAATCCAGCTACCTAAATATTTATCTTGTAGACCAGAGCAGTTTTTTTATGATTGTGGATATAAATTTTACAGAATAATTTAGGAAAAGCAAAAGATAGGCTGCATCAGCTACCATTCTTTTAAAGTAAGATAGCATATGGCAGGAAAAGAATAAAATTTTCAATTTCTGAAATCTGAAACCTAAGTACCCATATATCTACTGGGTTGGTCTGAGCTCCGAACTATATTAGCACTACCTTGGATATAGGAAAATAAAAGCAAATTTCAAGTTATTACTATTGACAATACTACTCAAATATCCAAATAAAAAAATCAATTTCTGCCGGAACAATATTTTTTGTGGGGAAACAATATCGGATATTTGAAACAATCATAACAAAAAATTAAATCAACGTTTTCTATCATGTAGATCATATCGCAATAAGCTACCGTATTACTGGTAATTCAGGGTTTTAAGTAGAAACAAGATCCTACTGCTCAACCAGAGGTTTGCCACTACTTTTTGTCAGTAAACATTAAGCAAACAATATAATTCAGAACCTCAAGAAAATGTATGTCTCTCTATCGGTCCTAACTGTCTACATAGACTTCCAATGAACAGGATATAATAAACTTGGTCAGGCAAGTTGGATGTACTTCCTTAAATTGATGTAGTAGCTTCTACAAAGCAGATTGTATGGAAAACACCGAATAAACTGCAAGAATGCAATTCATGTAAGGTGCAAGTAAGATGGAAAGGTGATCCGGTTCAATTACAACTTCAAGTATAATTTAGTTTTTGCATGTACCGTGGACGTCACCTAGAGGTCGATGTCCAAGCACCTCCGGTACTCTGtcctggtgtgtgtgtgtgtgctcatGCAGGACCTCCACGTCATCACGTCGACAGTGATCCCCCTCCCTTCCGGCGACACAAACATCGTCTTCATGCTCTCCAGGTACCCCACTTGACCCTACACGTTCATAGTTCAATGTCTCTCGGCGGTCCATGGCAGCGAGGGCTGCCGATCTCGTCGAGGCAGCCGAAGCGCCGTAGGCGTTGAGCATGACTTTGAGTGTGAAGGTCTCCTGGGCGAGGCCGAATTTATGCAGCGGCGCCATCACCTCCTTCCACCACGCCACATTGCCGGACCTAGTATGTGCCGCAGCATGTGTGACTTCACGGTCGGCAACATTCCCAGCTGCTTCAGTGGCTCAAACGCGGCCTCAGCCTCTGCATCCGTCCACAGTTCCATGGTGGTCAGACTCAGCATCTCATCAGAGCACCTGGAATTCGAATAATTCATACATAATGTACCTCCCTGGAAACAGGCTCTCTCATAAGCATCCACCAAGATGTTGCACGAAGTTCGGTGCAACCCATGTGCTGCATTAGGACAAAGATCTCGATAGCGGCCTGTGGAAACCTTGTGTGGTTGCAAACAGAAATTATGTTTGCAATCACTTTTGACGGAATTCAAACTCAAAgcaacatggacaaattccattTGAATTATACATAGATCGTTCATGGTTGATGGACGGATCACCTACCTGTAAGCCTCCATGAGGGCATTGTAGGCGTAAACGTCATGCTCGGGTTGTCCTGCTGCCTCTCCTCGATGATTGTGTAAAACTCGATGATTAGTCAAATAATTTTTGGTATCAAAATTCATGCTTTGCTATATAATTAGTCAaataatgtgtactccctccatcccatatcAATTGTTGCTCAAATAGATGTGCTAGACGTATTTGAGTGCTAAATACATCAATTAATATGAGAGAAAGAGAGAGTAGTTCATATTACATAAAATAGACATAGTTAGATTTGTGTTCAAGCAAGCTTCCATATGATTATGATTTGTAACCATCGACAAATTTTTTCAAGAGATGTCTTTAGACAAAGTATGAATTTAGACAATCAAATTACACCTTATATTATGGATCTGGgtgggttggggggggggggggggggggggggggggggggggtacagTATAGCCGAGCAAATCAAACTAAGTGCCCCGTTCATGGTACATGCGTTGCACATTTCATAACCACCAAAAAAATCAGCTGTATGGCACACAGTCATCATATTTTAGCAAATATTGATATACTGGCCAAAGCACGATCCATAGATAATAACTTAATACTAAATGAGTGAATTATACTGAAAAGTTTAAGTCAAAAATCTGATTAACGGTTAAATCATATCCAAAAAAATGCCAGCTCTATAAAAAATTCACATAAATTAACAAGTCAATAGAAAATTCAACATTGTTATCTTATTAACAGTTTAGCTTTATTTGTTACCTTGTTAATCAAAATACACAGTGGCACTGATAAGATAATTTTTGTAAGGGAAATTTTGATCGATCGAGTGATCTAGGGAATATAGCCATCTCCAAGAAATTCTTCGACCTTGATGCTCCTTTGAGTTTCTAAATCGCGTAGCTGTGGATCAATTTGTGAACTCCATAGGACTGAACAAAAGGCATACTTCATCTGGAAAATAAAAAATCAACTGTAATGAAGAACAACAATTGTAGTGGAAAAGTAATGGTAAAGAAAAAGGAAAGCTTGTAGCTCCCAGTTGATTGCAGCGTCTGTACCAAACAAATTAGAATGCAATAACACAACACGTTAATTTGAAGAACCTGTAGGAGTTCATAGTATCTGCACATCACCCAACAGGTCTGGTATCCACAATTTTCTatatatatactccctctgttttctAACCAGTGAGAACAAAAATAGCCAAATTCTGGGATCCCATAAAGAAGCAAATAAAGAACACTTTTTCTCGTCTCTATATGATTGGATACACAAGACTGAAATGGTACATTATATCATACCATGCTAAACAATATTTCTCCTTTATCCTTTTCATAGTTCAATCTTCAAAGAAATAGCCAATCAAAAGGTATTGAAAATGTCAAAAACGTTGGTTCAGCAAAATTTGTGAGAATATATGGTAGTAACAATCAAAATAAAAAGACAGAAAAATAACTAAGCACTAAATAAACAGTAAGCAACTAAGCATGGATGTGACTTACAAAGCCCAATGATGTGGCCTAAATTAAGTCAAAGAGCCTTTGCCAGCACATTACCTCTTCAAGCAAAAACATTTCCGAGTATCCGATGTGATGAAGAAAAATAGTTGCAACTGTCCAACTATACTTAAAATATGGAATCATGGCCGACTCAGTGACAACCTGTCAAGATAATTAATCAGTACACTCATGTGTGCTTTGAGACACGGTAGGGGAAGAGTGTTACTGAGTTAGCATGGATGTGATCAATAAGCAGCAACGCCAAGAAGGTCAAGTTGTATAGTAATTTAAAGTTCTGGGCAATCCTAATTTTAAAGACATACTACAAATAACTACAAGAAAATTATGGAAGCCACCCCACCCTTCAATCACCAACTATAAAACAGTCAAGCATTCCTTCAGTTCACATGATTTCAGATCAAGGTGAGGAAGTGGGGCCTGGTGAGAAGGACATGAACTGCAGGTTGCAGCGTCCCTGCATGCTGTCCATCAGGGGGTTGCAGCGTCCCCATTGATGCACCTTCCGGTCATTGTAGAAGCATCTATCCACATGGCATGTACTTCAGCAGCGCACTCTTAAGTGCAAGTATGgttaccatgcggctatgccctCTAATCCTCTATTGTTTGGATGGAGCATATGCCATACTTTGTCTCAAGTTTGGTTGCTAGAGTGATGTGAACCGAACCTCGATGGCGAGATCCGATCCGTTATTGCAGCCCGACCTTTCACGACACTACACCTTCAGCAGCAGTAGCCTCTCGCCCGCGCACGCGATATGCACGAAATAGAGAGTTTGAACCTTGCGGCCCGGCACGAGAAAATCAATCTCGACGATGATACTCACGCGCAAAAATAATTTCTACAAAGAAATCGCAACACAGAGGTTTTCTAAAGATCCCTCTAGAACTTATACGGGTGTCTACCCTTGAAAACACATCGTTTCTATTTTATCAAAATATAACCTGCCTTTTACATGGTGCACATACTTCACCTTATATACTAGACGAACAAACTCAACACGTCTATCTACCAATTTAAATAGTTTCTGTCTTTTACATCTCAGCAGGTACTAAACCGACTTAAACATATCTAAGATAAAAAGGTATCTATCTGGACCGGTGCGCCATCTTAAAATGTTTCAAGTTCTGCAGGTGGGCCCCATCCAACTTCTTTTAAGGAAAGGTGCATACGTACAAATATTCTTTGCCAAGGATCTTGTTCCTTGCGTGGCTGTAAAAGAAACAAATATCTCCTCTTTATTTTCATGACCAATCCCAGCACATTAACACTTTCCATTTGATGTCCTAGTACGTTGCATCCATACATTAATTCTCCATGGAAATTAGAGTCCCGAAGTCGTAATCTTTTGGCTTCATGCCAACCAAAATTACCAAGGAAATCACGTGCATGTAGAGGTTCCAGATGTACTTCTTTTCCTTTTCCTAGCTGAACAAGACCAATCTTTCTTGGCGTATGCGCATGCATACATGCAATGGCAACTAGTTCATTGCCAAAGCTCGATCGTAAATATGATGGTACAAATACATCCCCAACAGTGACTAGCAAAGTCGCAGAAGCTTGATTCTGGTTGGCAGCTTGTACGTCGTCGTCGTTGGTCTGACTATAGACGAAACTGGTCGTATCATAGAGATTTTGCTGCACCAGTTGGGTAAAGGAAACTTTTCCCCGCGCTACAAAAACAGAGTAAAATAACCAGCATAACTTGAACCAAGTTCTTCTCTTGAAATATAAATATAGGCTATTACTATGTTATGAAACTAAAGGTCAAGTTTAATTTAAGAAGTGATACTAAAGTACATGAGCCTTCCTAAATTTAATGGTGGTGTAGTTTGATCAAAGATTGGATCCTAAGAAAAAGTCAATTCACAGTTATCCAACAAAAGCCTCATGTACAAGCCTCTATGTTCATCCTAGCAATATATCATTACTGCATTTATGTACTTGATCACATAGCGTGTACTTCCTTAATCATTACTTATTTATCTGGTTGATCCCCCTTGAAATACAATTTATGTATGTTCTAAACTACAAAGCTTATAGGCAAATTCGGCATCCCTAATTGACTCGCATAGCATGTCTCTCACAGTTGTGTACACATCATACTGTAGAAGATACCTTTAATATATCTTGGTATGTGAAGTAGTGCACCAACCCAATTGATGAACAAAGAATAACATGAACCTGAATAGAAATAGGAGGCTGTCTGACGTGAACATACCATCAATTCGCTCCCGGCTGCACAAGCCATCCCTCCACATGGCCTCCACGAACATGCCTTACAGTTGTTTACTTGCTTCTTGTGCCTTTCGTATATCTGAATTCAGATAGACAGATTAGGCTTGGGTTGTAGTGATATTAGCATACTGTCGATTTTGTCCAGGACGCACAAGGCATAGCTCCACGCACCACATGGCATGCTCGTTGCCTTGACGGCTGTTTGCTTGCTTTCTGTGTCTTACATATATTTCAGTTCAGATTAGACATGCCTTGACAGTTCATTGTAGGTATTATACATGCCTTCGGTCATAGTCCTCATCACCTCCTATCAATGTTTTGCTCGTGTTCTTTGCAGTATCCCCTGATCAGGCGAAAGTTACATATTAGTGCAAACAGAGATGACAGAAAAAGTGACCAATACAACATTTGTTGCTCCCTAGCCTCTCCATCATGCCACCCGCAGATAGAGCCGCTGCCAGTTTTCCATCTGCTTCCCCTCTCTACCATGCCACCACACTGCATGCAGAGAACTACCACATCTACAAGAATGAGAGAACTATATTCAAAGAAAAAACATGTGTTGCATCATCACGCAACAAGAACGCACACACAGCATGCACGCACGCAGCTCCCTGGCTTGCCCAACTGATGCACGCCCTGGCGTCTACTACCCTAGCTCCGACCCCAAATATATTGTCGTAGGGAGAAGGGTGCACACAGATAGAGATAGAGAAAGAGTGGGAGGAGGAAAGGGCCTACCTTGGCCGTCGTCGTCACTACCATCAAACGGAAACGAAATGGTTGAGGCGGGCGGTTCATGGGGCACCGCGGCTCTGGCGAGTTCGGATGTGAACAGTGGATCGCAGACCGCCGACGGCGGTCAAATCGCAGAGACGAGACGGCGGATCTTGTGCGAACGGCAGTGGCGCTCCTCGCTTGCCGCAACACCGCCATATCCTGTCCGCACACGATTGCCTCCGCGCTGTCGACCCACGAATCGGGGGCCACGCCCTTGAGGCGCTCCTCGCCGGTCGCTACGCCCTGCCCTGGGGTTACGCGATCTCCTCAGCGCCGTCATCCGACTTTGGGGGGGCTCGACCAGGGCATGCCCACTAAGGTCGGCGGAGGCGGCAGATGGTGTGGAGGGGCCGAAGCGGAGGAGGTAGCGCGTTCGCGGtgctcgtcgccgccgccgcgacATACTCCGCCTCGTCCCAACATGGTTGTAGCACG containing:
- the LOC125512487 gene encoding uncharacterized protein LOC125512487, which gives rise to MAPLHKFGLAQETFTLKVMLNAYGASAASTRSAALAAMDRRETLNYERVGSSGVPGEHEDDVCVAGREGDHCRRDDVEVLHEHTHTHQDRVPEVLGHRPLGDVHGALIRTHGTLQRHSRGRGGFCDFHARPIQSARHHAHNKIMGDRVFAKALCR